From one Anopheles bellator chromosome 1, idAnoBellAS_SP24_06.2, whole genome shotgun sequence genomic stretch:
- the LOC131208527 gene encoding protein PET100 homolog, mitochondrial: protein MGGWALEIGKMALYMTFPVAMFHWFNQPEYFEKWVTDTKRQIYPPENQQHREQIEKCIRKVREQHDNELMKELEAMEKKEHKLS from the coding sequence ATGGGCGGGTGGGCGCTGGAGATAGGCAAAATGGCTCTGTACATGACGTTCCCGGTCGCAATGTTCCATTGGTTCAATCAGCCCGAGTACTTCGAGAAGTGGGTTACGGACACGAAACGACAGATTTACCCACCGGAaaaccagcagcaccgcgagCAGATAGAAAAGTGCATTCGCAAAGTGCGAGAGCAGCACGATAACGAGCTGATGAAGGAACTTGAAGCAATGGAGAAAAAGGAGCACAAGCTGTCCTGA
- the LOC131215377 gene encoding testis-expressed protein 10 homolog — protein sequence MGGNSRKFKKAEKSKIKLKGAKLPKGTNVTKTNFKVRKIVLPDQLKQRNLTQASVLSSKSLTLKDCLAKLRQNHASAKTEGLRGIREILGKMPSEVQTMLSNVLKDVAGLAIDVEHEVRRDCYKTLGCILASSGPSGLAPFFDLLLSFLRCAMTHIQPRIQEDSLLLLDVLLQYAPALILANRDKILPPFLDMISKLKAESKPGRTLTITLNKQSTSTGWRAKVLMRLSGILKILLESQTIKEAKPAESSDPLTEAAAGGAGMENPFAPSVAEHQPQTKHQIKHIYDTERRMFLPLIQRHLMETCPLDLLFRKSTSTEGRLSLSDRVDDGRKLKLYVEMLVPLLIESWLEVRPSGVNKQVVKEHSLSQEAASTLDLLLTIYLQLWQLTVQYCTETNNDDMKRWFREQYSADFCSHMLQGFPYYQSGGKGQNQAKKPRTAADVPGERVVDDNCYRQNFNICYFYCCLHEQNRGEKKKKADPGYGRIVEYVKRCVMNWKFRGTEATNLMLQVLRFMLLEKRGHFVNEESRALLKTLMEVYIRSRLPQDIRNRILVLFCDIIVRSDTLCRQYGEDLFTLWLKMLPNLLCKPTIDMTVLRALLCLAQRNKEAFLDVLEANAKEIISNADAIRVTNEGEPGEGFELICSLLFYIRSRGLLKELIGTGCNGVENPLQRKRLHDTLQMRLDILM from the exons ATGGGCGGTAATTCGAGGAAATTCAAGAAGGCCGAAAAGTCCAAAATCAAGCTCAAAGGAGCAAAACTACCGAAGGGCACGAACGTGACCAAAACCAATTTCAAGGTCCGCAAGATCGTGTTACCAGATCAGTTGAAGCAGCGAAATCTCACGCAGGCCAGCGTACTATCGAGCAAAAGCCTTACGCTCAAAGACTGCCTCGCGAAACTGCGGCAAAATCATGCGTCGGCTAAAACGGAAGGTCTTCGCGGGATTCGTGAAATCCTCGGAAAAATGCCCTCCGAGGTGCAGACCATGCTGAGCAACGTGCTGAAGGATGTGGCCGGACTGGCGATCGACGTGGAGCACGAAGTTCGGCGGGATTGCTACAAAACGCTTGGCTGTATTCTGGCTTCCAGCGGGCCATCGGGTTTGGCGCCGTTTTTCGATCTGCTTTTGTCGTTCCTGCGGTGCGCCATGACTCACATTCAGCCGCGCATCCAGGAGGATTCATTGCTGTTGCTCGATGTGCTGCTGCAGTACGCCCCGGCGTTGATACTGGCCAATAGGGATAAAATATTGCCCCCATTTTTGGACATGATCTCGAAGCTGAAGGCGGAAAGTAAGCCTGGCCGGACACTAACCATTACTCTCAACAAACAGTCGACTAGCACCGGATGGCGCGCTAAGGTGTTGATGCGTTTGTCCGGCATACTGAAGATCCTTCTCGAAAGCCAAACGATCAAGGAAGCCAAGCCGGCAGAATCCAGCGATCCGTTGACAGAAGCGGCAGCAGGTGGTGCTGGCATGGAGAATCC ATTCGCACCGAGTGTGGCCGAACACCAACCGCAGACAAAGCACCAGATTAAACACATTTATGATACGGAACGGCGCATGTTTCTGCCACTCATCCAGAGACACCTAATGGAGACGTGTCCACTCGATCTTCTGTTCCGAAAATCGACCTCAACGGAGGGTAGACTTTCGCTGAGCGATCGGGTCGACGATGGCCGGAAACTGAAGCTGTACGTCGAAATGTTGGTGCCTCTTTTGATCGAATCTTGGTTAGAAGTGCGTCCCTCGGGGGTCAACAAACAGGTCGTCAAAGAGCATAGCCTTTCCCAGGAGGCGGCATCCACGTTGGACCTTCTACTCACCATCTATCTACAGCTTTGGCAGCTGACGGTGCAGTACTGCACAGAAACGAACAACGACGACATGAAACGATGGTTCCGGGAGCAGTACAGTGCCGATTTTTGCAGTCACATGTTGCAAGGCTTTCCTTACTACCAGTCGGGCGGTAAGGGACAAAATCAGGCGAAAAAGCCTCGGACCGCTGCCGACGTTCCAGGCGAACGGGTGGTGGATGATAACTGTTATCGGCAGAATTTCAACATTTGCTACTTCTACTGCTGCCTGCACGAGCAGAATcgtggcgagaagaaaaagaaggccGATCCGGGCTACGGCCGGATAGTGGAGTACGTGAAGCGGTGCGTGATGAACTGGAAGTTTCGCGGGACGGAGGCCACCAACCTGATGCTGCAGGTGTTACGCTTCATGTTGCTGGAAAAAAGGGGTCACTTCGTGAACGAGGAATCCCGGGCGTTACTGAAAACTTTGATGGAAGTGTACATCAGGTCCCGGCTGCCGCAGGACATTCGCAACCGCATCCTGGTGCTGTTCTGTGACATTATCGTGCGCAGCGACACTCTCTGTCGGCAGTACGGTGAGGACCTGTTTACGCTGTGGCTTAAGATGCTGCCCAATCTGCTGTGCAAACCGACAATTGATATGACCGTGCTACGGGCGCTACTTTGCCTGGCCCAGCGTAACAAGGAAGCCTTCCTGGACGTGCTGGAAGCGAATGCGAAAGAAATCATTAGCAACGCTGATGCTATACGGGTCACGAACGAGGGCGAGCCGGGCGAGGGTTTCGAGTTGATTTGTAGTTTACTTTTCTATATTAGAAGTCGCGGTTTGCTCAAGGAACTCATCGGTACCGGCTGCAACGGAGTTGAAAACCCGTTGCAACGGAAAAGGTTACACGATACATTGCAAATGAGACTAGACATTTTAATGTAA
- the LOC131206166 gene encoding retinoblastoma-binding protein 5 homolog, translating to MNLELLESFGQNYPEEFDGSLDCISLAVTCAFNKYGTLLAVGCNDGRVVIWDFLTRGIAKIISTHVHPVCSLCWSRNGHKLLSASTDNNVCIWDVLSGDCEQKYRFPSPILKVQFHPRDDNKFLVCPMRYAAILVVVGGKHECLPLDNDGDLNIVAAFDRRGEHIYTGNAKGKILVLNATTLEIVASFKIVLGSSSVTAVKSIEFARRGEAFLVNTSDRVIRVYDSKEVVTCGKDGEPEPIQKLQDLVNKTTWKKCCFSGDGEYICAGSARQHALYVWEKSIGNLVKILHGTKGELLLDVVWHPVRPIIASISSGLVSIWAQNQVENWSAFAPDFKELDENVEYEERESEFDLADEDKSVDLAAESKQDEEVEVDVVSAEPIAAFCSSDEEYEDETALQFLPMAPEVEDPEDGWCSQDNGDTLGSAFGGSLGGVTGAVDSLKENEPTMKKRKTSQYEIALDNAPTDDVHPLLQNKTNKDKQSATSKKAAGRPRK from the exons ATGAACTTAGAATTACTTG AATCCTTTGGCCAGAATTACCCGGAAGAGTTCGATGGGTCGCTCGACTGCATCTCGCTGGCTGTTACCTGTGCATTCAATAAGTACGGCACGCTGCTGGCGGTTGGCTGCAACGATGGACGAGTCGTGATTTGGGATTTCCTCACACGCGGAATCGCGAAAATTATCTCAACCCACGTACACCCCGTATGTAGCTTGTGCTGGTCTCGAAACGGCCACAAGTTACTGTCCGCGTCGACGGATAACAATGTGTGCATCTGGGACGTGCTGAGCGGTGACTGCGAGCAAAAGTATCGCTTTCCGTCGCCCATCCTGAAGGTTCAGTTTCATCCACGGGACGACAACAAGTTTCTCGTTTGTCCGATGCGCTACGCGGCTATACTGGTGGTCGTTGGCGGTAAACACGAGTGTCTTCCCTTGGATAACGAC GGTGACTTGAACATCGTCGCCGCCTTCGATCGACGCGGAGAGCACATATACACGGGCAATGCGAAGGGAAAGATTCTCGTCCTCAACGCCACCACGCTTGAAATAGTGGCCAGTTTTAAGATAGTGCTCGGCAGCTCGAGCGTTACGGCGGTCAAGAGTATTGAGTTTGCCCGCCGGGGAGA AGCATTCCTAGTTAATACATCCGATCGCGTGATCCGCGTGTACGACTCCAAGGAGGTGGTCACTTGCGGGAAGgacggcgaaccggaacccaTACAAAAGCTACAGGATCTCGTGAACAA AACGACGTGGAAAAAGTGTTGCTtttccggcgacggcgagtaCATTTGTGCCGGCAGTGCCCGGCAACATGCACTGTACGTGTGGGAGAAGTCGATCGGCAACTTGGTGAAGATTCTGCACGGCACGAAGGGGGAACTGCTGCTCGATGTCGTCTGGCATCCGGTGCGCCCGATCATCGCAAGCATCAGCTCGGGGCTGGTTTCGATCTGGGCCCAAAATCAGGTCGAAAACTGGTCCGCCTTCGCGCCCGACTTTAAGGAGCTGGACGAGAACGTTGAGTACGAGGAGCGCGAGTCGGAGTTTGATCTGGCGGACGAGGACAAGTCGGTCGATTTGGCGGCAGAATCGAAACAGGACGAAGAGGTGGAGGTCGATGTGGTGTCCGCCGAGCCGATCGCGGCGTTTTGTAGTTCGGACGAGGAGTATGAGGACGAGACGGCCCTTCAGTTTCTGCCGATGGCTCCGGAGGTCGAGGATCCGGAGGATGGCTGGTGTTCGCAGGATAATGGCGACACGCTCGGTAGCGCCTTCGGTGGGTCGCTCGGCGGTGTGACGGGGGCCGTAGATTCGCTAAAGGAAAACGAACCGACGATGAAGAAACGCAAAACCAGCCAGTACGAGATAGCCCTGGACAATGCGCCGACCGACGATGTGCACCCGCTGCTgcagaacaaaacgaacaaagACAAACAGTCTGCAACGAGCAAGAAGGCGGCCGGCCGTCCACGGAAGTAA
- the LOC131206165 gene encoding inositol polyphosphate 5-phosphatase OCRL, whose product MNGPSNDPIIIQTVTQKFREGESILAILEAYQIAGNSFQNRLLVTVSSSTAAALFSFSISRYPPESISDLTISAVFPINESFNVNPESGFASVSSHQFAIYSDGQPTTFYYRVSDDGTSAKDNFLESLKTLIASYRAVPEAARSVQAFDWLDYYRPADRSLLAIDRSVADGSQAPKTRDAKFREELERRRHEYIVHEPYRVYTGTWNVNGQTSDDIELPEWLATTEQPPDIYAVGFQEIEWTPEKILMNETKIDRTWVDKVMNGLHKGATYTEVVSVRLVGMMLTVAVKSSIYPKISDCLTGSVGTGTLKWGNKGGVGVSFQLNEALFCFVNTHLAAHTQELERRNDDHDEIIRRMSFDSGFRMRSIDEHHHIFWIGDLNYRLDGPEISQEYVNRKDRDYNQLYQYDQLYLEKRRNRVFRDYKEGKILFGPTYKFNPGTDEWDSSEKCRSPAWCDRVLWKGQRIELLRYESVMQLRKSDHKPVFAYFNVEVQTKDQAMLKRVSEEVLKTVDKYENDNQPQITVEQTDLDFGLIRFKQKYSRELLVANNCHLPVRFRFACKDDRTSQVCDDFIHISHTSGELLTGNSLSIRIDILIDAGPASRMLSKLKDARAGIKVPLDILVLHVENGRDIFITIFGEYRPSCFGVSLDSLMKLNRPVSEYAIHELVGLDREEKLIDLTEDEPQAGTGTASGNLRIPREIWRLVDYLRKNGMQTAQLFSSGRKFAQHENILEIRDWLDSWSSEVFPGVPQTAAEALLLLLEALPEPVVTISERECIVNADNFDRCKELLRAKLKPVNRLVFLYICRFLQDLRVANATTRIDVIAALFGRTLIRSQLPPKADYGNSIYVYTDGERDQRRRFMMTFLNNNLQEFTRQEMDIN is encoded by the exons ATGAACGGTCCCAGCAATGatcccatcatcatccagaCGGTGACACAAAAGTTCCGCGAAGGAGAATCAATACTGGCC ATACTGGAAGCATATCAAATCGCTGGAAATAGCTTTCAGAACCGCTTGCTCGTGACGGTGAGCTCCAGCACGGCGGCTGCACTCTTTTCGTTCTCCATCTCCCGCTACCCACCGGAAAGCATCTCCGACCTTACGATCAGCGCCGTGTTCCCGATCAATGAGTCATTCAACGTGAATCCGG AATCGGGGTTCGCTTCCGTGTCGAGCCACCAGTTTGCCATCTACTCTGACGGGCAACCAACGACGTTCTACTACCGCGTATCGGATGATGGCACTAGCGCGAAGGATAACTTTCTGGAGAGCTTAAAAACGCTGATCGCTTCCTACCGGGCCGTACCGGAAGCAGCCCGTTCGGTGCAGGCATTCGATTGGCTCGACTActaccgaccggccgaccgcaGCCTGCTGGCCATCGATCGCAGCGTTGCCGATGGAAGCCAAGCACCGAAAACACGGGACGCCAAGTTTCGCGAGGAGCTGGAGCGTCGCCGGCACGAGTACATTGTGCACGAACCGTACCGCGTGTATACGGGAACGTGGAATGTTAACGGGCAAACGTCGGACGACATTGAGCTGCCGGAATGGCTGGCCACGACCGAACAGCCCCCGGATATTTACGCCGTCGGCTTTCAGGAGATCGAATGGACGCCGGAGAAGATTTTAATGAACGAAACAAAGATTGACCGCACTTGGGT CGATAAGGTAATGAACGGGCTGCACAAGGGTGCCACCTACACGGAAGTTGTTTCAGTGCGGTTAGTCGGCATGATGCTAACTGTCGCTGTGAAAAGTTCTATTTATCCGAAGATTTCCGACTGTCTAACGGGTTCCGTCGGCACGGGAACACTTAAATGG GGCAATAAGGGTGGAGTTGGCGTGAGCTTTCAACTGAATGAggctttgttttgcttcgtcAATACCCATCTGGCAGCCCACACCCAGGAACTGGAGCGTAGGAATGACGACCACGACGAAATCATCCGCCGGATGTCATTCGACAGTGGCTTCCGGATGCGTTCGATTGACGAGCATCA CCATATCTTTTGGATCGGCGATCTCAACTATCGGCTCGATGGTCCGGAAATATCTCAGGAGTACGTTAATCGCAAGGATCGCGACTATAACCAGCTCTATCAGTACGATCAGCTGTACTTGGAAAAGCGTCGGAATCGGGTGTTTCGCGACTACAAAGAGGGCAAGATACTGTTCGGGCCAACGTACAAGTTTAACCCGGGAACGGACGAATGGGACAGCAGCGAGAAGTGCCGTTCGCCTGCCTGGTGCGATCGGGTACTCTGGAAGGGCCAACGGATCGAGTTGCTACGGTACGAGAGTGTCATGCAGCTGCGCAAGAGTGACCACAAGCCAGTCTTTGCGTATTTTAACGTCGAG GTCCAGACGAAAGACCAAGCGATGCTGAAGCGAGTGAGCGAAGAAGTGTTGAAGACGGTGGACAAGTACGAGAACGACAATCAACCACAGATTACGGTCGAACAGACCGATCTCGATTTTGGTTTGATACGCTTCAAACAGAAGTACTCGcgggagctgctggtggccaacaACTGTCATCTGCcggtgcgcttccggttcgcctGCAAGGACGATCGCACCAGCCAGGTGTGCGACGATTTCATCCACATTAGCCACACTTCCGGCGAGCTGCTAACCGGCAACAGTCTCAGCATTCGCATCGACATCCTGATCGACGCTGGGCCGGCATCGCGTATGTTGAGCAAGCTTAAGGACGCCCGGGCCGGCATCAAAGTGCCGCTCGACATTCTTGTGCTGCACGTCGAGAATGGGAGAGACATTTTCATTACCATCTTTGGCGAGTACCGGCCCAGCTGTTTCGGTGTTTCGCTGGACTCGCTCATGAAGCTGAATCGACCCGTCTCCGAGTACGCCATCCACGAGCTGGTAGGGCTCGATCGAGAGGAAAAGCTGATCGATCTCACGGAAGATGAGCCGCAGGCTGGCACCGGCACTGCCAGTGGAAACCTCCGCATTCCGCGCGAAATCTGGCGTCTGGTAGATTATTTGCGCAAGAATGGCATGCAAACGGCACAACTGTTTTCGTCGGGTCGGAAGTTTGCGCAACACGAAAATATACTCGAAATACGCGACTGGCTCGACAGTTGGTCATCGGAGGTGTTTC cGGGTGTTCCACAGACCGCGGCTGAAGCCCTACTACTGTTGCTGGAAGCCCTTCCGGAGCCGGTTGTCACGATCAGCGAGCGTGAATGCATTGTCAACGCGGACAATTTCGATCGCTGCAAGGAACTGCTTCGGGCGAAGCTTAAACCTGTGAATCGGCTCGTGTTTCTGTACATCTGTCGATTTCTGCAGGATCTGAGGGTGGCAAACGCAACCACGCGGATCGATGTTATCG cGGCTCTTTTCGGGCGCACTCTTATTCGCAGCCAACTTCCACCGAAGGCGGATTACGGCAACAGTATTTACGTGTACACCGACGGCGAACGGGACCAGCGGCGACGCTTCATGATGACGTTCCTCAACAATAATCTGCAGGAATTTACACGCCAAGAAATGGACATCAACTGA